A single genomic interval of Juglans regia cultivar Chandler chromosome 1, Walnut 2.0, whole genome shotgun sequence harbors:
- the LOC108993692 gene encoding ethylene-responsive transcription factor ERF010-like, whose translation MEGGGGGGEREENRRKRGVEMCERPYKGIRMRKWGKWVAEIREPNKRSRIWLGSYSTPVAAARAYDTAVFYLRGPSARLNFPEFLAGEALCGDMSAASIRKKATEVGAQVDAVETALHHQPQQHRDHHASAAAAAAAAVAAAVTSEFNSCGGFVERVDLNKLPDPDYSDGEWEGN comes from the coding sequence ATGGAAGgcggtggtggaggaggagagagggaggagaataGGAGGAAGAGAGGGGTGGAGATGTGCGAGAGGCCGTACAAGGGGATAAGGATGAGGAAGTGGGGCAAGTGGGTGGCCGAGATTAGGGAACCCAATAAGCGCTCCAGGATTTGGCTCGGCTCCTACTCCACCCCAGTCGCCGCCGCTCGGGCCTACGACACAGCCGTCTTTTATCTTAGGGGGCCTTCCGCTCGCCTCAATTTCCCCGAGTTCTTGGCAGGAGAAGCGCTCTGCGGAGATATGTCGGCCGCTTCCATTAGGAAGAAGGCGACTGAGGTCGGCGCCCAAGTCGACGCGGTGGAGACGGCTCTGCATCATCAACCACAGCAACATCGTGACCACCACGCATCGGCGGCGGCAGCGGCAGCGGCAGCGGTGGCTGCAGCGGTGACAAGCGAGTTCAACTCTTGTGGAGGGTTCGTGGAACGGGTCGACTTGAATAAGTTGCCCGACCCGGATTATTCTGACGGGGAGTGGGAAGGGAACTGA